One region of Pseudomonas alvandae genomic DNA includes:
- a CDS encoding sterol desaturase family protein: MNFILYAVPFFFVLIAVELLADHWRGVSHYRLADAINSLSTGVLSTTTGLLTKGVGLVTYAFALEHLAIIELPADKAWTWVFAFVFYDFCYYWLHRMGHERNILWAAHSVHHQSEDYNLSTALRQTSTGFLLSWIFYLPLAVLGVPLVMFISVAALNLLYQFWVHTQHIPKLGWLEWFFVTPSNHRAHHAQNPLYMDRNYGGVFIIWDRLFGSFQEEDDREPVIFGVTTPLASWNPLWANLQFYAQLWADARRAGRWRDKLRIWFMPTGWRPADVAAKYPLNKPDLGQFRKFEVPLESRQQGYVALQFCVYIALGSYLMNLEHRLPAAALILGGGAVAFGLFVLGVALENRPWALKLELLRLASSLPLVWLAPMTGLWPGSPLAWVGVSCYCLLSGIGLYCCRSRFTRLAS; the protein is encoded by the coding sequence ATGAACTTCATCCTGTATGCCGTGCCGTTTTTCTTCGTGCTGATTGCCGTCGAATTGCTCGCCGATCACTGGCGTGGCGTGAGCCACTATCGCCTGGCGGATGCGATCAACAGCTTGAGTACCGGGGTGCTGTCGACCACGACGGGGCTGCTGACCAAAGGCGTTGGACTGGTGACGTACGCTTTTGCGTTGGAACACTTGGCAATTATCGAGCTGCCTGCCGATAAAGCCTGGACCTGGGTGTTCGCCTTCGTGTTCTACGACTTCTGTTATTACTGGCTGCACCGCATGGGGCACGAGCGCAATATTCTCTGGGCGGCTCATTCGGTGCATCACCAGAGCGAGGACTACAACCTCTCCACCGCGCTGCGACAGACCAGCACCGGTTTCCTGCTGAGCTGGATTTTCTATCTGCCGCTGGCGGTCCTGGGCGTGCCGCTGGTGATGTTCATCAGCGTCGCGGCGCTGAATCTGCTGTACCAGTTCTGGGTCCACACCCAGCACATTCCCAAGCTCGGCTGGCTGGAGTGGTTCTTCGTCACGCCGTCGAATCATCGTGCCCACCATGCACAGAACCCTCTCTACATGGATCGCAACTACGGCGGGGTGTTCATTATTTGGGACCGTCTGTTTGGCAGCTTCCAGGAAGAGGATGATCGGGAACCGGTGATCTTTGGCGTGACCACGCCGCTGGCGAGCTGGAATCCGTTGTGGGCCAACCTGCAGTTTTATGCGCAATTGTGGGCTGATGCGCGGCGGGCCGGGCGCTGGCGGGACAAGCTGCGGATCTGGTTCATGCCCACCGGTTGGCGGCCGGCGGATGTCGCGGCCAAGTATCCGCTGAACAAGCCGGACCTGGGCCAGTTCCGCAAGTTCGAGGTGCCGCTGGAAAGCCGCCAGCAGGGATATGTGGCGCTGCAGTTCTGCGTCTACATTGCCTTGGGCAGCTATTTGATGAACCTTGAACACCGCCTGCCGGCCGCCGCCCTGATACTGGGTGGGGGCGCGGTGGCGTTCGGTCTGTTCGTGTTGGGCGTGGCCCTGGAGAATCGCCCTTGGGCGCTGAAGCTGGAACTGCTGCGGCTGGCTTCGAGCCTGCCACTGGTGTGGCTGGCACCGATGACCGGGCTTTGGCCGGGCAGTCCGCTGGCCTGGGTGGGGGTGTCCTGCTATTGCCTGCTCAGCGGTATCGGGCTGTATTGCTGCCGCAGCCGGTTTACTCGTTTGGCGTCGTAG
- the elbB gene encoding isoprenoid biosynthesis glyoxalase ElbB: protein MSKKVAVILSGCGVYDGAEIHESVITLLRLDQRGAQVQCFAPNIAQLHVINHLTGEEMPESRNVLVESARIARGDVKDLREAKAEDFDALIVPGGFGSAKNLSNFAVEGAGCTVQPEVLALTEAFAEAGKPVGLMCISPALAAKIYGPGVNCTIGTDADTAAAVTKMGGNHEECLVTDIVEDTARKLVSTPAYMLARNISEAASGINKLVDRVLELTHENDA, encoded by the coding sequence ATGAGCAAAAAAGTTGCAGTGATCCTTTCCGGCTGTGGCGTGTATGACGGCGCAGAGATCCACGAAAGCGTGATCACGCTGTTGCGTCTCGACCAGCGCGGCGCGCAGGTCCAATGCTTTGCGCCAAACATTGCCCAATTGCATGTCATCAACCATCTGACCGGCGAAGAAATGCCCGAAAGCCGCAACGTGCTGGTGGAATCCGCGCGCATCGCCCGAGGCGATGTGAAAGACCTGCGCGAGGCCAAGGCCGAGGACTTTGACGCGCTGATCGTGCCCGGCGGTTTCGGATCGGCAAAAAACCTGTCCAATTTCGCTGTCGAGGGTGCCGGCTGTACCGTCCAGCCGGAAGTCCTGGCGTTGACCGAAGCCTTTGCCGAGGCTGGGAAACCGGTAGGACTGATGTGCATCTCCCCCGCCCTGGCGGCGAAGATCTATGGCCCGGGAGTGAACTGCACCATCGGCACAGATGCCGACACGGCCGCTGCCGTGACCAAGATGGGCGGAAATCACGAGGAATGCCTGGTCACCGATATCGTCGAGGACACCGCGCGCAAACTGGTCAGCACACCCGCCTACATGCTGGCCAGGAACATCAGTGAAGCGGCGTCGGGCATCAACAAGCTGGTGGACCGGGTGTTGGAGTTGACGCACGAGAACGATGCCTGA
- a CDS encoding YaiI/YqxD family protein, with product MRVWIDADACPKAAKELVVKFALKRQFEVVLVAGQPQIKPGLALVKLIVVPSGPDAADDYLVEHAVPGELVICSDVPLADRLVKKGVAALDPRGKEFDAQNMGDRLAVRNLFTDLREQGHMGGGPAAYSERDKQGFANALDRILTRLARLS from the coding sequence ATGCGCGTATGGATCGATGCAGACGCCTGCCCCAAGGCGGCGAAGGAGCTGGTGGTCAAGTTCGCCTTGAAGCGCCAGTTCGAGGTGGTGCTGGTGGCCGGGCAACCGCAGATCAAACCGGGCCTGGCCCTGGTGAAGCTGATCGTGGTGCCGAGCGGTCCTGATGCGGCGGATGATTACCTGGTGGAGCATGCCGTGCCCGGCGAGTTGGTCATTTGCAGCGATGTGCCACTGGCCGATCGCCTGGTGAAGAAAGGCGTCGCTGCCCTGGACCCCAGGGGCAAGGAGTTCGACGCGCAGAACATGGGCGATCGACTGGCGGTGCGCAATTTGTTCACCGACTTGCGTGAGCAGGGTCATATGGGCGGCGGGCCGGCGGCGTACAGCGAGCGGGACAAGCAAGGGTTTGCCAATGCGCTGGATCGGATCCTGACGCGGTTGGCTCGCTTGTCCTGA
- a CDS encoding FTR1 family protein, whose amino-acid sequence MTAPFRFLAWLALPLLALCSADLLADTVEGAPKALHLLDYIGADYPATVEAGKVIDDSEYREQLEFTGVLEGLIAELPAKPEKAELAQGIDTLRKAITERQEGGDVARMARQLGARLAVAYEVSQAPIITPDPTRGAPLYAQNCSVCHGDSGAGDGPAGVGLEPPPSNLRDGQRLDRLSLYAIYNTLGMGVEGTDMPAFADQLDDRQRWDLATYIASFSADPAAAKGELTYNLADLARQTPAEVLAAQGPGAAATFRAQRAQPPQVQRGPGQLLDYTATTLDKSIAAYRAGDHDQAYDLSVAAYLEGFELVESSLDNVDPNVRKDTEKALMAFRQSLQDGLPVAQAEQRLDAAKAKLKESAGLLGGDGLSWSLSYISGLLILLREGLEAILVLAAILAFLRNTGQQSAVRSVNIGWGLALLAGLATWGVAAYVIDVSGAQRELLEGATALFASVMVLWLGVWMHDRRHAAAWQDYIKSSLVGGGGRFGFAILAFFSVYRELFEVILFYETLWLQAGPAGHNAVLAGGASALVLLVGLAWVILRGSAKLPLALFFSINAALLCALSVVFAGHGVKALQEAGIFGTRPVAFFDFDWLGIHADAYSLAAQAVAITAIVVLYGRSWMVEKRRVQVS is encoded by the coding sequence GGATTACCCGGCGACTGTCGAGGCGGGGAAGGTCATAGACGATTCCGAATACCGCGAGCAATTGGAGTTCACCGGGGTCTTGGAAGGCTTGATCGCCGAATTGCCAGCCAAGCCGGAAAAAGCTGAGTTGGCCCAAGGTATCGATACCTTGCGCAAGGCGATTACCGAGCGCCAGGAGGGCGGCGACGTGGCTCGCATGGCGCGGCAATTGGGCGCAAGGCTCGCGGTAGCGTACGAAGTCAGCCAGGCGCCGATCATTACGCCGGACCCGACACGCGGCGCGCCGCTGTATGCGCAGAATTGCTCGGTCTGTCATGGGGACAGCGGCGCCGGTGACGGTCCGGCCGGCGTCGGCCTGGAGCCGCCGCCGTCGAACCTGCGTGACGGCCAGCGTCTTGATCGGCTCAGTCTTTATGCGATCTACAACACCTTGGGCATGGGCGTTGAAGGCACCGACATGCCAGCGTTCGCCGATCAACTCGATGATCGGCAACGCTGGGACCTGGCCACTTACATTGCCAGTTTCAGCGCTGATCCGGCCGCGGCTAAAGGCGAGCTGACGTACAACCTCGCCGATCTCGCTCGCCAGACCCCGGCTGAAGTCCTGGCTGCCCAAGGTCCTGGCGCGGCGGCGACGTTCCGTGCCCAACGCGCCCAACCGCCACAAGTGCAGCGTGGGCCGGGGCAGTTGCTCGACTACACCGCCACCACATTGGATAAAAGCATCGCGGCGTACCGTGCGGGCGATCATGACCAAGCCTATGACCTCTCGGTAGCGGCCTACCTGGAAGGTTTCGAGCTGGTGGAAAGCTCGCTCGATAACGTCGACCCCAATGTGCGCAAGGACACCGAAAAGGCCCTGATGGCGTTCCGTCAGTCCCTGCAGGACGGCCTACCGGTGGCGCAGGCCGAGCAACGCCTGGACGCGGCCAAGGCGAAATTGAAGGAATCCGCCGGCCTGTTGGGTGGCGATGGCTTGAGCTGGTCGTTGAGCTATATCTCCGGCTTGCTGATTCTGCTGCGCGAAGGTCTGGAAGCGATCCTGGTCCTGGCGGCGATCCTGGCGTTCTTGCGCAACACCGGCCAGCAATCGGCGGTGCGCAGCGTCAACATCGGCTGGGGATTGGCTTTGCTGGCCGGTCTGGCGACGTGGGGAGTGGCCGCGTATGTGATTGATGTCAGCGGCGCGCAGCGGGAATTGCTCGAGGGCGCGACAGCGCTGTTCGCCAGCGTGATGGTGCTGTGGCTGGGTGTATGGATGCACGACCGACGTCACGCAGCGGCCTGGCAGGATTACATCAAGAGCAGCCTGGTGGGCGGTGGTGGCCGTTTCGGTTTTGCGATCCTGGCGTTTTTCTCGGTCTACCGCGAACTGTTCGAAGTGATCCTGTTCTACGAGACCCTATGGCTGCAGGCCGGTCCCGCCGGGCACAACGCGGTGCTGGCCGGCGGCGCGTCGGCCCTGGTGTTGCTGGTGGGGTTGGCCTGGGTGATCTTGCGCGGCTCGGCGAAACTGCCGCTGGCGCTGTTCTTCAGTATCAACGCTGCGTTGCTGTGTGCGCTGTCGGTGGTATTCGCCGGTCATGGCGTGAAGGCATTGCAGGAAGCCGGCATCTTTGGCACACGGCCGGTGGCGTTCTTCGACTTCGATTGGCTGGGCATTCATGCCGATGCTTATTCGCTGGCGGCCCAGGCTGTGGCGATTACCGCGATCGTTGTGTTGTACGGGCGCAGTTGGATGGTGGAGAAACGTCGGGTCCAGGTTTCCTGA